One Ananas comosus cultivar F153 linkage group 23, ASM154086v1, whole genome shotgun sequence genomic window carries:
- the LOC109728181 gene encoding putative laccase-11, producing MATNSLHGSSFLTRPLLFALIVVLVMPETAASASVTHHYTFDIRLQNVTRLCRTKSIPTVNGQFPGPKIIVREGDRIIVKVVNHIKDNVTFHWHGIRQLRSQWADGPSYVTQCPIQTGRSYVYNFTIVGQRGTLWWHAHASWLRVTLYGPLIILPKLGVSYPFPQPYKEVPIMLGEWFNADPEAVVAQALQTGAGPNVSDAYTVNGLPGPTYNCSAKDTFKLRVKPGRTYLLRIINAALNDELFFSIANHTLTVVEADANYVKPFSTSTLLVSPGQTTNVLLSAAPSVPAASAFLISASPYTTARPGTFDNTTVSALLEYQPYNKNLPLVKPTLPLFNDTQTVSNFTAKFRSLNPPVVPREVDRRFFFAVGLGTSPCPRNHTCQGPNGTKFAASINNISFVLPTTALLQAHYSMKTMGVFTTDLPYEPWHEFNYTGTLPNNTFVTFGTKTVMLPYNTSVELVMQGTSIQGAESHPLHLHGHNFYVVGQGFGNYDPENDPIRFNLVDPVQRNTVGVPSAGWVAIRFRADNPGVWLMHCHLDVHLSWGLTMAWVVNDGRLPSQKLPPPPSDLPKC from the exons ATGGCAACTAATTCACTCCACGGCTCATCATTTCTCACTCGACCCCTCCTCTTTGCTCTCATTGTTGTGTTGGTAATGCCGGAGACCGCGGCTTCCGCTAGTGTTACGCATCACTACACGTTCGAT ATAAGGTTGCAGAACGTGACGCGACTCTGCCGAACGAAGAGCATCCCGACGGTGAATGGGCAATTCCCAGGGCCCAAGATCATCGTGAGAGAAGGCGATCGGATCATAGTGAAGGTCGTCAACCACATCAAGGACAATGTCACCTTCCACTG GCACGGAATTCGACAGCTACGGAGTCAATGGGCCGATGGTCCGTCGTACGTGACCCAGTGCCCGATCCAAACCGGCCGAAGCTACGTGTATAACTTCACGATTGTGGGGCAAAGAGGCACACTGTGGTGGCACGCTCATGCGTCATGGTTAAGGGTCACTCTATATGGACCCCTCATTATCCTTCCTAAGCTTGGTGTTAGTTACCCATTTCCCCAGCCTTATAAGGAAGTTCCCATCATGCTGG GAGAGTGGTTCAATGCGGATCCTGAAGCAGTAGTTGCCCAAGCCCTTCAAACTGGTGCAGGCCCAAATGTCTCTGATGCCTATACAGTTAATGGACTACCTGGTCCTACGTACAACTGTTCAGCAAAAG ATACCTTCAAACTGAGGGTGAAGCCCGGTCGAACGTACCTCCTCCGCATCATCAACGCTGCACTCAACGATGAGCTCTTCTTCAGCATAGCCAACCACACCCTTACCGTTGTCGAAGCCGATGCCAACTACGTCAAGCCCTTCTCGACCTCCACCCTCCTCGTCTCCCCTGGCCAAACCACTAACGTCCTCCTCTCCGCTGCCCCTTCTGTGCCTGCTGCGTCCGCCTTCCTCATTTCCGCTTCCCCCTACACCACCGCCCGTCCTGGCACATTCGACAACACCACCGTCTCCGCCCTCCTCGAATACCAACCCTACAACAAAAACCTCCCCCTTGTGAAACCCACTTTGCCCTTATTCAACGACACGCAAACGGTTTCAAATTTTACGGCCAAATTCCGTAGCTTGAACCCACCAGTGGTGCCACGTGAAGTCGACCGACGGTTCTTCTTTGCAGTCGGGCTCGGGACGAGTCCCTGCCCCAGAAACCACACATGTCAGGGTCCAAATGGTACAAAATTCGCAGCATCGATCAACAACATCTCCTTCGTGCTTCCCACCACTGCACTTTTGCAAGCACATTACTCCATGAAAACTATGGGGGTATTTACAACAGATCTCCCGTACGAGCCCTGGCACGAGTTCAATTATACCGGAACTCTCCCGAATAATACATTCGTAACATTCGGTACAAAAACTGTAATGCTTCCATACAATACAAGTGTGGAGTTGGTGATGCAGGGGACGAGTATCCAAGGTGCGGAGAGCCACCCCTTGCACCTGCACGGGCACAACTTTTATGTGGTGGGTCAAGGGTTCGGGAATTACGACCCGGAGAATGATCCGATCCGGTTCAATCTGGTTGACCCGGTTCAGAGGAACACCGTTGGTGTGCCCTCCGCCGGGTGGGTCGCCATCCGATTCCGTGCCGATAACCCGG GTGTGTGGCTCATGCATTGCCACCTGGATGTGCACCTGAGCTGGGGTTTGACCATGGCGTGGGTGGTCAACGACGGGCGGCTTCCGAGCCAGAAGCTGCCTCCTCCACCGTCCGACCTTCCGAAATGTTGA